Below is a genomic region from Cydia strobilella chromosome 1, ilCydStro3.1, whole genome shotgun sequence.
CTAAATTAGGGCACAATGTAGCGAATTAGCGATGAATAGGTACAATATATACCTTATATATTATGGTTTATTTTGAAATGCATGTACCAAAGGTAGTATGTATGCAGGTAGTCGATACAGATTTTGGAATTTTTGTCAAAATGGCGAAGTCATGGGGGTTGGTGAGGTGTACACTGTacctacagctcacagagcaaCTAAATAATAGTCCTACCCTGTACTAAAAAATGTAGCCTAATAGGAAACTAACTAAGTTAGCAATTGCgagtatttaattttgatttatcaCTACTACTCCAAAACTACGACTACAACAGAGCTAACATTCGTTCCAGAAAGTAGTGGCGTAGAGGATATAAAGACGCATAATTTTTTAAACGACTGTAGAGTGTAGTGTCTTCTAACCCTTCACGCTGTTTTGAGGGGTTTAATCAGCGGTCTCACATTGAGCTGTTCAGCCCTAATGGGTCCAAGTGTTAGAAGTCGTGAATATTCTGACCCTACGCGAGCTGAGGATGACGCTACGGAGACGTTCTACGTCCGAAGACGTTTAAACTGTATCGCCCGCTCCAGATAGCCGAGCCGCCACACCGGCAGTATCGCGCGAGACCCCGGCCCGACCGGTCACGCCATGCGGCGACCCCACGCGCGCTCACACTCGCTACCGATCCAATTAAATAGGTAAACACGTGACAACCAAACAAAAAATACCTCAGTGCAACCGAAccgtcaaaaaaattttttgaggtTAAAATTTTTGGCGGCGCTTTCGAGCGGCGTTTCGTTGCATAACGCTGCAGTTAGAGAAAAGTTGACGCGgtgaaaattttttttctcaaacTTGGCACACGGTGGCAGATTTGGGCCGATTTCAGTGCAATGACTTGTCCGCCGGCCTGTTACGAAACGCTCCAGGCAAAAAgtttgcaaaaaaaagtttccaCCGCGCTAATTGTTGGCCAGTTTTCGGCTTAGAGTTTAACAATTCGTCGTAATCGATTGTTCGGATCGCTTGCACTGtgatatttaattagtgttgaAGTGTTAGTGTCGTTAATATTGTGTATTTCAGCTAGGTGGTCGGTGAGAAATGTTACTAGTATCACTTACTTCCCCGTGCGATTTCGTTTTGCCAATGCAGTGTTAGATACTAACCACAAGTGAACCCGATCCGATAACAGTACGAAAGTATCGGTGTTAGGAAACACCGTGGTTTGGAAGAATACCTAAGTGTGTGGACATTCGAAAGTGTACGGTTACTGCTGACCCTACCGGACTATTGATACAGGTGAGATAATTgccatcattaaaaaaaattgttaaggaCTTGGCCGAAACACTGCCGAGCGTATggatttttaaaatttctttataCTCGCGTAACCATAAAATGGTAATTGCATAGTTTAAATGTATCATGTCAGGAATTAATACGTAAATTAGGAACACGGAAAGTTTAGTACCACAGAAAATGCATCTACCTAACCTGACCTAACTAACTAGGCAGAGCCCACGTAATAAGAATAATCATGTGCGTTCTTAACCCAAAAATTAAATCTTTGATCATAGTGCACAcagaacttatttttaaattcttGAGCAATAAAAGTGATAgtgaaaagttattttacaagggcaatgttgttgtttaactcctcGTACCAATATTGaactacgagcgtagcgagcgGTTCGGAAAGTGGAGTTTTGAGCTTTGCGAGGATTTCAATTTAAgtaaactttgctaccgagtgaaaccaaaacgcaaaataggcacaatggttgccgatttgcggaaaatgcccaacAGAACTAACTAAACAGCAACATTTTTACCACACCCGTACGAGACATTAAAATCTCtctaaatataagtatttttgtgTGTAATAATTGTCAGGTTTGGCTTGCAAGTCCACTATATTGCAACCTACACTTGCATTCTACTTTATATGAAACCATTTCGACATACCAACGTACTTGGCACAAATTATACTTTTTAAGATCCGCTGTCGGTCAAATTAAATTCGTTAATGGCAGTTAAAAGTACTTAGTAGAAATACCTAATTGtgtgtataggtacctacagagtgAAAGTGAGTTTATATTCCTGtgtttttaatagttatttgtgcaacaagagaggaaagttggtttttcttgcgagtgttgattttgagtcccgagtaagcgaaagatcctataattgagtcacgagcgaagcgagtgattctaagttagaatcttgagcgtagcgagggactcaaaaacacgagatgtaaaataactttgctctcgtgtgatacatataatttttcacctcagtagtgagaacatattaaaggttaaaatgtattttgaatttgtaatagaccccgaagtattaAGTAgtagttcatggccttcactaaattaaaaagctactttgtttcactccctggtgTGACGaaagtagtagtaggtagtcgagctgctgaggtgaaaaagtatttttataccacgtcggtggtaaacaaggACACGGTCCGCCTGCTGGTAAGCGGTaactgtagcctatggacgcctgcatcTCCATGGGTGTTACATTACATGGGTGTATGGGTGTTAAAAACCTGatcactccttttttgaagaaccccatactgtagtatATTGAGAAAATCTCAGCAgtgagctcattccacagccgcgTCCGGGGGAGGAAATTTAAcctaagagtccccggcaagctcggccgaatttcacaaTCTAATCTTAGGATTAGCAAAAATTATGTACCCTAAATTCGcctttagtaggtaggtacataacttCGCCTTAACTAGCATTAAATCATAAGTCCACTGTAACTCGTAGATATCATGGGCGTTTATAGATTAAACAATAAAATGAGATTCACTTTTAGAATAActcattaaaaaaccggacaagtgcgagtcggactcgcccaccgaggcgagggttccgtactttttagcatttgctgttatagcggcaacagaaatacatcatctgtgaaaatgacaactgtctagctatcacggttcataagcctggtgaccgacagacagatggacagaggagtcttagtaatagggtcccgtttttaccatttgggtaggtacggaaccctaaaaaataggcGAAGTTGGGGACGGATGGCGAAGTTAGGTTATTGTAGGCGCGGGGGCTAGTCTGATATTTGTATTTACAAGAATCTATTAGAAATTTAAGATGCCAACTTGATCGTTTTTAAAGTTTCTTATTAGATCAGATGTTTCATCGTTCCCATAGGGTGTGGAATAAAATGGTTTTGTATTACTAGAGAAATAACCAGCTGATTAAATAAGTTTGGAAGCCGTCAAGGCCAATGCTCAGTTCAGGCGTATAAGTCTGTGAGCCTTCGATTTGAATAAATAACCGTTGATTTCTAGATCTACATAGAGTTCTAGAGCAAAGATACACTTTTAAAGACCATATTGCCAATCGCCTTAAGGCCGTATCGTCAGCCTTTTGTACTATTTACCTTTTATGTGCaattaaatttcaaatacataattaataaacaaataaggTACTTGGCGCAATATAAGTATGCGTACGGAGTGACGTGAGGACGTGACACCTtcgttactttttagggttccgtacccaaagggtaaaaacgggaccctattactaagactccgctgtccgtctgtctgtctgtcaccaggctgtatctcatgaaccgtgatagctagacagttaaaattttcacagatgatgtattttctctaataaacaaattaaattattttcgaatatgacatttatttcagttgatgtattttctgttgccgctataacaacaaatactaaaaggtacggaactcgcacttggccgtttttttttgtcatacagCTTGCTAAGTAAATGGTATGTCAATGTTTtattcacctcagcagctcgaacaaccctactttcttcactccctggagtgaggaaagtgcgactttcctcactccagggagagaagaaagtgcgactttcctcactccagggagagaagaaagtgcgactttcctcgctCCAGGGTGTGAAACAaagaagctttttaatttagtgaaggccatgaactgccacttcatactttcattacttttttttttgttctgtattattctgtgtaattcgaaatatatgttctcactactgaggtgaaaaattatgtgtgcaacgcgagagcaaagttattttacaatttttacatctcctgtttttgagtccctcgctacgctcaagattctaacttagaatctttcgttttctcgggactcaaaataaacactcgcaagaaaaactaactttcctctcttgttgctcAAATAACTGTTAATGACTGCTCGGATTCAAACTGCACCAATGTCTTGCTGCAGTATTATAGCGCGACATTGCAgtcacaaatgtcaaaataatgaTGTTGCCCGGATTGGAATGCATGAATGTTCATATTAAACTGTAACCGTGCGCTTCTATGGCTATCTTTGTCGGTAAAAGGGTTAAGCAACGGTGTGGCACGAAACGAAGccgtttttattagggttccgtacccaaagggtaaaaacgggaccctattactaagaccccactgtccgtctgtctgtcaccaggctgtatctcatgaaccgtgatagcttgacagttgacattttcacagatgatgtatttctgttgccgctataacaacaaataacggaaccctcggtgggcgagtccgaatttttatgttatttggcGCATGATTTTTAGTAATCTGACAATATTTTCGTctcttaacttcaaactcggggaaatccattcgaccctctcagcaaatatctacccaattaccttttcccctcactagttcggaaagccgtcttttatcctttaaaacatgcggggaaaaacgcattttatccactagtggggaaagtaatttgaccttgaatggagcatgtttaagtagcttgacagataacaaaacgtaaaacgctcataataatggttcgttcgatattaattatcattaaataaatggttggagaatcttataaaaaataccaaatttagctttatttaataattttaagtcagttaatttaataattaaaagtaagttaataaaccttaaaattccataagaaacgttagattttttataatgatgttaaatataattctgaacgcacaagttgagtcgatgcaatttcaaaacgcatcgttgacatttcatcgtcagaacagaaatgtcaacattgtcaacaaaattttaacttaaaagcACTTCTCACcggctcacgtaaaaatcagaatttccagtgttttctgttataatatcgtacaaaaataagtgattccagtgatgaagatgatctaacgcctgtggatgttgcactttcctcgttatagtgaggggaaaagttttgtgttacacacgggtgcaaatgtattttacttcttgtgtgttgaaacactcgctggtaaaatacaactttgcacccttgtataacaaatagcTATTTCtaaataccaaaatcgcaatatctgacagatggatttacccgagtttgaagttaagcgactgaATTGTCCAATAACTGATGTAGTTCATAGGCGCCAAATGCCTCCACAGTCTTGCATAGTcaataattgtgccattttcatccaaaagggtacttattgtcggttgtcaataaggcgctatttccatatagcttcaatttgaaatcaaccttatcgacaagcgacaatgtggtaccttttggttgaaaacgtcacaattgaaATACCTATCTAGTGCAGTCTTTGGCTTTCGCTCATCGATCATCCATTTCTATGACTgcctcggcttcgcacgggtagttaaactgatttacacaaaaccttcacaaattatacatataaaccttcctcttgaatcactctatctattaaaaaaaccgcatcaaaatccgttgcgtatttGTAAAGATCtgagcatacatagggacagacatacatacagacagcggagagcgactttgttttatactatgtgtaGTGATAATATATGACAGAAAGGAAATGCCTAAGCTAGATCACGTAGGTACAGTATTTGTCAATTTTGACCCCTTTTCGTGGCACTACAGGTAACCTGAAAAGTACCTAATCCATCATTTGCAGACGTGAAAACTAGATAAGGCTTAAATATATCTACAATCGGGCTAATGACCTCAAAATAGCTCGATGACAGCTCGTCTAGTGACGCATTTATTACACTAAAATTTGTGTCTACTTTTATGGTTCCACGTAGATTTCCACTTTCCACACTAGTTTATTTATCTCTCAgtacaataatattgtcttcggttaccgcgatagttactcatgaaataaaactatgaaaacggattatatcgcgtatcatcatcatcatcttatcttgcgttatcccggcattttgccacggctcatgggagcctcgggtccgcttgacaactaatcctaagaattggcgtaggcactagtttttacgaaagcgattgccatctgaccttccaacccagagggggaaactaggccttgttaggattagtccggtttcctcacgatgttttccttcacagaaaagcgactggtataaatatcaaatgatattccgtacataagttctgaaaaactcattggtacgagccgggggtttgaacccgcgacctccggattgaaagtcgcacgctcttaccgctaggccaccagcgcttcttaccgctaggccaccagcgcttcggattatatcgcgtatattgaatttataatacatcccgacgtttcgaactctttacagcgttcgtggtaaactgaggaaaaactacaaagtgcaaaaatacccacatactaaaaataatgaaacatcatagactataaactttaaggctggttgtacatgcaaaatcggttcataaggctagttatacaatacaactattttcaagtaaagatatatatacgcgatataatccgttttcatagttttatttctcagtACAATGTTCATAGTTAATGTAAAAGAGTACATAAGCAATTACTTATTGTATACCGATTTTCGGATACAAAGCAAATAATTCAATTACaattaataagtattatagTTTAGTAGTTATATACAATGGTACATAAATCTATAACAAAATATTTGGtgtttgctgtaatgccgtttaaccagaattgtattaaataaaaataaataaaaaaattagtcaCGTCAAAATCTCCAAATAACAAATCatacaatgtcaaaaataaataataataataaattaaaaacaattgtaacattttaatataaaccaATACGTCCTTGTAGGTACAGATGTGGAAGTTGTGGAGTTTTGGGATTTCAGGAAAATTTTACAGAAAACAAAggaaattttcattttaaaaatggaaaattgCAATTCTCATATGTATGAGATGTTCCCGAAaatttccatagaaaatttgcaattttggaaactttctacTACTAATTTCTGGTTTCAGCATTCCTGTGGGCGCCGCTTGGCAACCTATTCCTAAAATTTACGATAGGTTTAGTTTGGTTCAATCAGATTAAAGCCTGTGATTCTTACATATTTATTCTTGTTTGCATAGCAttgcgtactgtgcggtttgaggaatttcctcccgcggacgcttcggctgtggaatgagctcccgaggttttcccgaaaagctacagtatggggttcttcaaaaagggAGTTATagctattacatacattgacatagctaacagcttattgagcacttaaactagtacacaatagtttcggtagatgtcacctttacatatcataggacgattgagagacttaatctgtctagattaggtaagtaggtacttaggtatgctaatacctacttatctgctacttgttaagataggtcttaacattttgccaccccttgaaatagttaacgttttatgagtaacattaggtatttcaaagaataggctttatacattttacctatcagtaaggatgggcagagttctttgttacgagttatagttaggtaattacttaaattttaattagatctgtgcccattcttataaatgaaacaacaataggaaatgatttttattttaaatagggagtaggtattctaattatgtacataggtactaggtaagtaaggtaatttaggtacttaattatacttattagacacttagttataattatttgaactttacattaggttggtactgttggtaggtatttactacttatatgaCTTCACCCGAAGTAGGTAATGGACAAATGTTATTGAACGCGCGTTGGATGTCCCCTCTGGCGGTTCGGATGACGGCCACCCTGGTGACGCCATCCCGGCCCGGCTGCGTCGCGACGATCTTGCCCAGCCTCCACCGGCAGGGCGGCAGACGCTCGTCTCGTACCAGGACGACGGTGTCGACTGCGAGGCTTGGGCCGCGCGCGCTCCTCCACTTCGTGCGTTCCTGCAGCGTTCCGATGTAGTCACGTGACCAGCGCCGCCAGAAGTCCTGCGTGATTTGTTGCAAAAGTTGATAGTGAGTTAATCGGTTCTTTGGTACATGGTTATAATCTTCGTCCGGAAGTGAATTTGGTGCTTTTCCAATTAAAAAGTGAGCTGGCGTAAGGACAGGATAGTCAGGATTTGAACTAGGTAAGGGACATAGTGGCCTAGAATTTACCATAGATTCTACCTGATATAGGATTGATACAAATTGTTCGTAAGTTAACAAAGATAACCCTAACactctttttaaatgatatttggtaagttttatactagattcccATAGGGACCCCATATGAGGTGTATAGACAGGAATAAAACTCCATTTTATGCCCTCGTCTGCGCAATGAGATACTAGCTCGCTCGAGCTgtcctgtaggtatttttgtaaatcttttagCTCGTTACTAGCCCCATGAAAGGTTGTTGAATTGTCACTCACCAACTCCTTCGGTTTACCTCTCCTGGCGATGAATCGTCGCAGCGCCGCCAGGAAATTGGCTGACTCGAGCCCTGTAATTAATTCGAGATGAATTGCCTTTgttgcaaaacaaataaacactgcTATATAGCACTTAGAGACCTTGTAACCACGCCCTGTcctatctctaatgttataaggTCCTCCATAATCGATACCCGTGATAGCAAAGGGGGGGGAAGGATTTACCCTTGAGGGGGGTAAGTTTCCCATTATAGGGTTAGTAGTCTTTGGATTTGCTCTAAAACACGGAacgcatttatttacaattttcgagGCTAACATCCTACCTTTTGTTGGCCAGATGCGCTCGCGAATAGTTGAAAGTAATAACTGAGGGCCAGCGTGCAGAGTACGTATATGTGCGTTTGCCATCAGTAGTTTGGTAAGCGCGTGCTCGTGACTTAATATTAAaggatgttttttttcatatgcatAATGCGAAAGACCGATTCGTCCGCCTACGCGAACGAGTCCGTCCTTCATGAATGGgtgtaaagataatatttttgatttgttaagaaccggtttattgttttgcaataatttatattcgtgtgggaatgattccatttgtgcatgtctaattaatgcgtgatccgatttttttaattcttctacGGACAATGGtcctgataatttattatttggattaattgttcgagttttattttttgtattatatataaatcgaagtatgtatgctaatacatgaATAAGTGTTTTATCGCTTGACCACCTGTGGAAAAGATATTGTATCGTGTCGTTAGATTCTGTGCTAATAGCCAAGGTGAGAGTTATGTTTACGTCGCTCTCGGCCTCGGGTGCATGATTTAGTGACTCAGAATCGTGGGTCGGCCATGTGTCCGGACTTTGGGTCAACCACGCCGGCCCAGACCACCATAACTGGTTGGTTTCCAGCTTGCCTGGTGCTACCCCTCGGGACAAAAGGTCGGCGGGGTTATCCTCCGAGCGGACCCATGACCACTCGTGCTTGCTTGTAAGTGATAATACTTTTGTGACTCTGTTACtaacaaaacaagttaatttagggttactattttttatccaacataatgttatttttgaatctGACCACAGGTTGATTccggaaacgtcacattttaatgctcgttttattttgtcgacatgtgtcgcgagcagtaaactggaacaaagttccaaatttggaatagtttggggttgtattggacttatttttgattttgagtaaAGTAGGTGAACTTGTACGTTTCCTACTCTATCGCTTGATCGTATATAGATGGCAGCGCCATAGGCTTTAATGCTACTGTCACAGAACCCATGAATTTGTATCGTTACATAATTGGGTATGACTGTACATCTCGAAATTTTCAAttggtttaataaaaacaagtctcGATAGAATGTGTTCCATTCTTGGATCAAGTCTTGTGTTAATTCGGTATCCCAATCTAATTGagccttaaataatttttgaataaatattttggctactACAATTACTGGTCCCGTCAAGCCTAGGGGGTCGAAAATGGACGAAATTACCCCTAGTACCTTTCTTTTGGTGAttgggtgtgaaatttggttttcTTTAATGGTATACATAAGCTCATCTGAGTCACTAGACCACGCTAAACCCAGGACCTTATGTGTTTTATCTCCAAATtcggttgtgtgtgtgttttggtgtgtgtgtgtttcgctCACCCGTTTTATGATGACTTCGGAATTGGACTTCCATTTCCGCAGCGTGAAGTTGGCTCCCCGCAGGATCTCGTTCACCTGTGATGCTGTTTCAGCTACCTGATTCTCGTCGTCGCCGCCGGCGATAAAATCGTCCATGTAGAACTGGTTCGCTATGGCCTCTGCAGCTGCTGGAAATGTGTGTTGGTTTTCGTttgacaattgtaacaaacatCTGGTTGCAATATGTGGTGCTGACTTTAAGCCGAAACTTAATGTGGTCAGCATATAAATTTGGAGTCGTTGGTGAGTATTTTCCCGCCAAAATATGCATTGTAGGTATTGTTGATTTggtttaacataaatacatctgtacattttttgtatgtcaGCGTTAATAACATATTGGTATTTTCGGAATCGTAGAAGTATATTTATGAGTTCGTCCTGTATTATTGAGCCTTTGTATTGGATATCATTCAAAGAAATGCCGTTATCAGTTCTGCATGAGCAGTCGAAAACAATTCGAATAGGGGTTGAGGGGGAGTCGCGAAAAACAGCTTGGTGGGGTAGAAAATTACATGGGCCATCATAATTATCTTGTAATTGAATCATATGGCCAGCTTGTTCGAACTCGCGCATGAAATTcacatatttatctttaaattcgGGGTTCCGCTCGAACTTGGATTCTAATGTTTTGAACCTCCGATATGCTATGTGCCTAGATTGACCTAACTTGGTAGGTGGCTGCTTTAATGGAAGTTCTATTTCGAAATTACCCTCAGAGTTGTGAGTGTGAGTTTTCAGAAATATATCCTCACATTGTTTTTCATCATAGGGTAAATTTGGTGCGGAACCCTCCTCTATTtcccaaaacttttttaattgagtttctactgtaactttacattgaatggcagactcggtttttttttgtacggaacccgtgaCTATCCATCCTAATCGCGAGCGTCTCAGAACCGGTAATCCGGGCCCGAGCTTGTATTTACCGGTAAGAAGTAAATCAAAGAATATCTCCCCACCGATAAGCAAATCTACATCTTGAGCTAAGTTAAACTCGTCATCAGCTAATTTATAACGCGACGGAATGTGCCAACGTTGCACGTTtggtattaaaatgttggtagtaCAAATTATAGGCGTAATAAAACAGGACAAATTCGTTGTAAAGGTTCCGTCTAAGGAATGCAATGTTACGTCACACG
It encodes:
- the LOC134744552 gene encoding uncharacterized protein LOC134744552 isoform X5; its protein translation is MLAWQMLCERYNNPKRLVTNHMRALFDVEPVPSTPSGLRGLCDNISKHLRSLRSLNVPTENWDLAIIHMLVKKLDSRLQSKWENSVDLRKLPSLQDFKTFLKNRADRLEATSPAVPSDAPSTSKKAMVTTSEPIKVTSKQFKCNQCPYCSSTHYINQCPKFSALNVIARIRAVNKLRLCFNCLSGTHVLTNCRASTCRVCKGKHHTLLHKPNTNTHVGSNPVPTRLPISTLIDEQPSSSQIETTLSNNTLIEKQINNARNRSVFLTTAQVLVRDKHNNVHKMKAFLDNGSQENFITENAAKKLQLNKEQLALNVIGFNEKVSSLLESCDVTLHSLDGTFTTNLSCFITPIICTTNILIPNVQRWHIPSRYKLADDEFNLAQDVDLLIGGEIFFDLLLTGKYKLGPGLPVLRRSRLGWIVTGSVQKKTESAIQCKVTVETQLKKFWEIEEGSAPNLPYDEKQCEDIFLKTHTHNSEGNFEIELPLKQPPTKLGQSRHIAYRRFKTLESKFERNPEFKDKYVNFMREFEQAGHMIQLQDNYDGPCNFLPHQAVFRDSPSTPIRIVFDCSCRTDNGISLNDIQYKGSIIQDELINILLRFRKYQYVINADIQKMYRCIYVKPNQQYLQCIFWRENTHQRLQIYMLTTLSFGLKSAPHIATRCLLQLSNENQHTFPAAAEAIANQFYMDDFIAGGDDENQVAETASQVNEILRGANFTLRKWKSNSEVIIKRGSSQPISWRRCDDSSPGEVNRRSWTSGGAGHVTTSERCRNARSGGARAAQASQSTPSSWYETSVCRPAGGGWARSSRRSRAGMASPGWPSSEPPEGTSNARSITFVHYLLRVKSYK
- the LOC134744552 gene encoding uncharacterized protein LOC134744552 isoform X10 yields the protein MTIVRKPRRSNPSDFKTFLKNRADRLEATSPAVPSDAPSTSKKAMVTTSEPIKGSSQPISWRRCDDSSPGEVNRRSWTSGGAGHVTTSERCRNARSGGARAAQASQSTPSSWYETSVCRPAGGGWARSSRRSRAGMASPGWPSSEPPEGTSNARSITFVHYLLRVKSYK
- the LOC134744552 gene encoding uncharacterized protein LOC134744552 isoform X4, producing the protein MDDFIAGGDDENQVAETASQVNEILRGANFTLRKWKSNSEVIIKRVSETHTHQNTHTTEFGDKTHKVLGLAWSSDSDELMYTIKENQISHPITKRKVLGVISSIFDPLGLTGPVIVVAKIFIQKLFKAQLDWDTELTQDLIQEWNTFYRDLFLLNQLKISRCTVIPNYVTIQIHGFCDSSIKAYGAAIYIRSSDRVGNVQVHLLYSKSKISPIQPQTIPNLELCSSLLLATHVDKIKRALKCDVSGINLWSDSKITLCWIKNSNPKLTCFVSNRVTKVLSLTSKHEWSWVRSEDNPADLLSRGVAPGKLETNQLWWSGPAWLTQSPDTWPTHDSESLNHAPEAESDVNITLTLAISTESNDTIQYLFHRWSSDKTLIHVLAYILRFIYNTKNKTRTINPNNKLSGPLSVEELKKSDHALIRHAQMESFPHEYKLLQNNKPVLNKSKILSLHPFMKDGLVRVGGRIGLSHYAYEKKHPLILSHEHALTKLLMANAHIRTLHAGPQLLLSTIRERIWPTKGRMLASKIVNKCVPCFRANPKTTNPIMGNLPPSRVNPSPPFAITGIDYGGPYNIRDRTGRGYKVSKCYIAVFICFATKAIHLELITGLESANFLAALRRFIARRGKPKELVSDNSTTFHGASNELKDLQKYLQDSSSELVSHCADEGIKWSFIPVYTPHMGSLWESSIKLTKYHLKRVLGLSLLTYEQFVSILYQVESMVNSRPLCPLPSSNPDYPVLTPAHFLIGKAPNSLPDEDYNHVPKNRLTHYQLLQQITQDFWRRWSRDYIGTLQERTKWRSARGPSLAVDTVVLVRDERLPPCRWRLGKIVATQPGRDGVTRVAVIRTARGDIQRAFNNICPLPTSGEVI
- the LOC134744552 gene encoding uncharacterized protein LOC134744552 isoform X12, producing MEVQFRSHHKTGLESANFLAALRRFIARRGKPKELDFWRRWSRDYIGTLQERTKWRSARGPSLAVDTVVLVRDERLPPCRWRLGKIVATQPGRDGVTRVAVIRTARGDIQRAFNNICPLPTSGEVI
- the LOC134744552 gene encoding uncharacterized protein LOC134744552 isoform X7 — protein: MEVQFRSHHKTGLESANFLAALRRFIARRGKPKELVSDNSTTFHGASNELKDLQKYLQDSSSELVSHCADEGIKWSFIPVYTPHMGSLWESSIKLTKYHLKRVLGLSLLTYEQFVSILYQVESMVNSRPLCPLPSSNPDYPVLTPAHFLIGKAPNSLPDEDYNHVPKNRLTHYQLLQQITQDFWRRWSRDYIGTLQERTKWRSARGPSLAVDTVVLVRDERLPPCRWRLGKIVATQPGRDGVTRVAVIRTARGDIQRAFNNICPLPTSGEVI
- the LOC134744552 gene encoding uncharacterized protein LOC134744552 isoform X6 encodes the protein MLAWQMLCERYNNPKRLVTNHMRALFDVEPVPSTPSGLRGLESANFLAALRRFIARRGKPKELVSDNSTTFHGASNELKDLQKYLQDSSSELVSHCADEGIKWSFIPVYTPHMGSLWESSIKLTKYHLKRVLGLSLLTYEQFVSILYQVESMVNSRPLCPLPSSNPDYPVLTPAHFLIGKAPNSLPDEDYNHVPKNRLTHYQLLQQITQDFWRRWSRDYIGTLQERTKWRSARGPSLAVDTVVLVRDERLPPCRWRLGKIVATQPGRDGVTRVAVIRTARGDIQRAFNNICPLPTSGEVI